The genomic window GACCACGGTCCCGACCAGTTGTGATTACCGTTACTGTCGATGATTGTAGCCTTTGAGACCATTGTCTCTGCCCATGCGAGGGCTCGTTCCAGATATTTCACATCGTGTGTGGCTTCATACATGGACAGCGTCCCGCCGAAGACATATTGGAAGGTGTAGTACGTCCCCCCATCGCCACTCGCCGCCATCGCATCAAGTGTGGTTTGATTATTTTGGTACTCAGCATCGTAGATAGCCTGATAGTAAGAAACGGTTTCACCGCCGGCGCCTGCGCTAGCAGTCGTGAATGTATAGTCACTCGAGAGCGCCGCATTCCCGGCGGCATCCTTGGACTGTACTTGGAAGTGATATGCCTTGCCTGCGGTCAATCCGCTCAGTGTGACGGCGTGGCTCGTCACAAGGGAACTGTTGAGCGCTGTCGCGCTGCCGTAGGCAGCGGTGGTCCCATAGTCTGCCTGCGAGGTGCTTGACTTATCTGTGTTCCAGGTGACAGTGGCACTACTGGCGGTGATACCAGAGCTGGTTACGGAACTAATCG from Candidatus Methylomirabilota bacterium includes these protein-coding regions:
- a CDS encoding fibronectin type III domain-containing protein gives rise to the protein MYSAKFTSRLVGLPLLLRVAFALALTLCFTELVAGHAEAYYRRSKPDLTVPAVSAPSSASSGATIVVSDTIKNQGTAASNAFSVAYYLSKSPSSTTGAAVLGTQNISSLAAGASVALVTSFTVPGSTASGTFYVVVVADSTNVINESNESNNIASSGAISIKNSTPPTISSVTSSGITASSATVTWNTDKSSTSQADYGTTAAYGSATALNSSLVTSHAVTLSGLTAGKAYHFQVQSKDAAGNAALSSDYTFTTASAGAGGETVSYYQAIYDAEYQNNQTTLDAMAASGDGGTYYTFQYVFGGTLSMYEATHDVKYLERALAWAETMVSKATIIDSNGNHNWSGPWS